One window from the genome of Acidihalobacter ferrooxydans encodes:
- the hyfB gene encoding hydrogenase 4 subunit B, which yields MAALGLALASSLAGLFATARRPALLRGLSLPLFALSGLAALACGLLALANGGSTTLQLPLGLPWLPWQLRLDALSGFFLVLLGALTLAVGIYGVGYVRDFERGRDQLPPLGAFSGLFLLGMELVLMADGAYLFMVAWELMTLSSYFLVAFQHDNAANRRAAFLYLLMGHISGLCILLAFGVLASFSGSLAFAAMRAAHPDFLWASVAFALAFTGFGIKAGLVPVHAWLPEAHPAAPSHISALMSGAMLKVAVYGFLRVVFDLIGPLHWQWGVVVLTVGSLSALLGVLLALMQTDLKRLLAYSSVENLGIVFIGLGLSLIFLGTDHRLLGALALVAALYHALNHALFKGLLFMGAGAILHSAHERDLDRMGGLLRRMPWTGTFFLIGSLAISGLPPLNGFVSEWLTFQAALQTWQLHSGLLRTLIPAAAAVLALSAALAAAAFVKAYGVAFLGRARTRHVRRARQVPVSMRVGQGLLALGCLAAGVFPSTVIAWIARVPQSLLGTGLPQAGAQGWLWLTPVSPTTASYSAPGVLFALLVLAGLTAWLVHRGAVRRVRRSDAWDCGLTPPTPRMQYTATGFAQPLRRVFGAWLRVDEGVDAGEGATPRHRLQITDRSWALFYAPVVRVLDRLTRLVTRMQAGHLRVYLAWTLGTLLLLLWVVTL from the coding sequence ATGGCAGCGCTTGGACTGGCTTTGGCTTCGTCCCTGGCCGGCCTGTTCGCCACCGCGCGCCGGCCTGCGCTGTTGCGCGGTCTGTCGTTGCCGCTGTTCGCGCTGTCGGGGCTGGCTGCGTTGGCCTGTGGTCTGCTGGCGCTGGCCAACGGCGGCAGTACCACTTTGCAGCTTCCGCTCGGCCTGCCGTGGCTGCCCTGGCAGCTTCGGCTGGATGCGCTGTCCGGCTTTTTCCTTGTGCTGCTCGGCGCGCTGACTCTGGCCGTCGGCATCTATGGCGTGGGCTATGTGCGCGATTTCGAGCGCGGGCGCGACCAGTTGCCCCCGCTCGGCGCGTTTTCCGGGCTGTTCCTGCTCGGCATGGAACTGGTGCTGATGGCCGACGGCGCCTATCTGTTCATGGTCGCCTGGGAGCTGATGACGCTGTCGAGCTATTTCCTCGTCGCCTTCCAGCACGACAATGCCGCCAACCGTCGCGCCGCCTTCCTCTATCTGCTGATGGGGCATATCAGCGGCCTGTGCATTCTGCTCGCCTTCGGCGTGCTGGCGAGTTTCAGCGGCAGTCTCGCCTTCGCCGCCATGCGTGCCGCGCATCCGGATTTTCTGTGGGCCAGCGTGGCTTTCGCCCTGGCTTTCACCGGCTTCGGCATCAAGGCCGGACTGGTGCCGGTGCATGCCTGGCTGCCCGAGGCGCACCCGGCCGCCCCCTCGCACATTTCCGCGCTGATGTCCGGGGCCATGCTCAAGGTGGCGGTGTACGGCTTTCTGCGCGTGGTGTTCGATCTCATCGGGCCGCTGCACTGGCAGTGGGGCGTGGTAGTGCTGACGGTCGGGAGCCTGTCGGCCCTGCTCGGCGTGTTGCTCGCGCTGATGCAGACCGATCTGAAGCGCCTGCTCGCCTATTCCTCGGTGGAGAATCTCGGCATCGTGTTCATCGGCCTCGGCCTGTCGCTGATTTTCCTCGGCACCGATCATCGCCTGCTCGGCGCGCTGGCGCTGGTCGCCGCGCTCTATCACGCGCTCAATCACGCCTTGTTCAAGGGGCTGTTGTTCATGGGCGCGGGAGCCATTTTGCACAGCGCGCATGAGCGCGATCTGGACCGCATGGGCGGGCTGCTGCGGCGCATGCCCTGGACCGGCACATTCTTCCTGATCGGCAGTCTGGCGATTTCCGGCCTGCCTCCGCTCAACGGCTTCGTCTCCGAATGGCTCACCTTTCAGGCAGCGTTGCAGACCTGGCAGCTGCACAGCGGCCTGTTGCGCACGCTGATTCCGGCCGCGGCGGCGGTGCTTGCGCTGAGCGCAGCGCTGGCCGCGGCGGCTTTCGTCAAGGCCTACGGCGTGGCTTTCCTCGGCCGGGCGCGCACGCGCCACGTGCGCCGTGCGCGGCAGGTGCCGGTGAGCATGCGCGTGGGGCAGGGCCTGCTGGCGCTTGGGTGTCTGGCTGCTGGCGTGTTTCCGAGTACGGTTATCGCCTGGATCGCGCGGGTGCCGCAGTCCCTGCTCGGCACCGGTCTGCCGCAGGCGGGCGCGCAGGGCTGGCTGTGGCTGACGCCCGTTTCGCCGACGACCGCGAGCTACAGCGCACCCGGCGTGCTCTTCGCGCTGCTGGTGCTCGCGGGCCTGACTGCGTGGCTGGTGCACCGGGGCGCGGTGCGCCGGGTGCGCCGCAGTGACGCCTGGGACTGTGGCCTGACGCCGCCGACGCCGCGCATGCAATACACCGCGACCGGTTTCGCCCAGCCGCTGCGACGCGTGTTTGGCGCTTGGCTGCGGGTGGATGAGGGCGTGGACGCGGGCGAAGGCGCCACGCCGCGGCATCGCCTGCAAATCACCGACCGCAGCTGGGCACTGTTCTACGCGCCCGTGGTGCGCGTGCTCGACCGTTTGACGCGGCTGGTGACGCGCATGCAGGCGGGCCACCTGCGCGTGTATCTGGCCTGGACGCTGGGCACGCTGCTCCTACTGCTATGGGTGGTGACGCTGTGA
- a CDS encoding respiratory chain complex I subunit 1 family protein, with protein MNAADTVLAVAQALLWPLAAPLLVGWVRKAKAMLQNRRGASVLQPARNLGKLFAKETRVAHTASPLFRVTPYIVFTATWLAAAAVPLLSTRLPTSALADVIVVAGLLGLARFFLALAGMDVGTAFGGMGASREMMVSGLAEPALLMAVFTLAMSAHSTNLSSVVDHQLTGGTLLPSMLFALGSLILVAVAETGRIPIDNPTTHLELTMIHEAMILEYSGRHLALLECAAQIRLLLYGALIANVFFPWGIATSAQPTALGIALGALAGKLLVLGAALAAGETVLVKKRLFQAPAFLNLAFLFALIGLLSHVILEQGM; from the coding sequence GTGAACGCCGCCGATACGGTGCTGGCCGTGGCGCAGGCGCTGCTGTGGCCGCTCGCGGCGCCGCTGCTGGTCGGCTGGGTGCGCAAGGCCAAGGCGATGCTGCAGAACCGGCGCGGGGCTTCGGTGCTGCAACCGGCACGCAACCTCGGCAAGCTGTTCGCCAAGGAGACGCGCGTGGCGCACACCGCCTCGCCGCTGTTCAGGGTCACGCCCTACATCGTGTTCACCGCCACCTGGCTGGCGGCCGCCGCGGTGCCGCTGCTTTCGACCCGGCTGCCCACCTCGGCGCTGGCCGACGTCATCGTCGTCGCCGGGCTGCTGGGGTTGGCGCGTTTCTTTCTGGCCCTGGCCGGCATGGATGTCGGCACCGCCTTCGGCGGCATGGGCGCGAGCCGCGAGATGATGGTGTCCGGGCTGGCCGAGCCGGCGCTGCTGATGGCGGTGTTCACCCTGGCCATGAGCGCGCACAGCACGAATCTGTCCAGCGTGGTCGATCACCAGCTCACCGGCGGCACCTTGCTGCCCTCCATGCTGTTCGCGCTGGGCAGTCTGATCCTGGTGGCAGTGGCCGAAACCGGCCGCATTCCCATCGACAATCCGACGACCCATCTCGAACTGACCATGATCCACGAGGCCATGATCCTTGAATACTCGGGCCGTCATCTGGCGCTGCTCGAATGTGCCGCGCAGATCCGCCTGTTGCTCTATGGCGCGCTCATCGCCAACGTGTTCTTTCCCTGGGGGATCGCGACGTCGGCACAGCCCACCGCACTGGGTATCGCCCTCGGCGCGCTTGCCGGCAAGTTGCTGGTGCTTGGCGCGGCGCTGGCGGCGGGCGAAACCGTGTTGGTAAAAAAACGTCTTTTTCAGGCCCCGGCTTTTCTTAATCTGGCCTTTCTGTTCGCGCTGATCGGCCTGCTCAGTCATGTGATTCTGGAGCAGGGAATGTGA
- a CDS encoding formate hydrogenlyase: protein MALFASFAVLGQARLLSAIHAFAWQGALVAAVTLTVAVAESAPELYFSAVLTFSLKALLIPWMLHRLVRRLGLSRHLDRPRHPMLATVLAVGMVMFAYWLVLPLVQSSLAFTRNIVAISLAVVLIGLLTLVVRRQAVAQVLGFMAMENGLFLAAVSATHGMPLVVELGVAFDVLVAAVLFGVFFFQLRESIDSLDVDRLDRLNEAREDQP, encoded by the coding sequence ATGGCCTTGTTCGCTTCGTTCGCCGTGCTCGGTCAGGCGCGGCTGCTGTCGGCTATCCACGCCTTCGCTTGGCAGGGCGCGCTGGTGGCCGCGGTGACGCTGACGGTGGCCGTCGCCGAGTCGGCGCCGGAGCTGTATTTCTCCGCCGTGCTGACGTTTTCGCTCAAGGCACTGTTGATTCCCTGGATGCTGCACCGGCTGGTGCGCCGGCTGGGGCTGTCACGGCATCTCGACCGGCCGCGCCATCCCATGCTGGCCACGGTGCTCGCCGTGGGCATGGTGATGTTCGCCTACTGGCTGGTGCTGCCGCTGGTACAAAGCAGCCTGGCGTTTACCCGCAACATCGTCGCCATCAGTCTGGCAGTGGTGCTGATCGGCCTGCTGACGCTGGTGGTGCGGCGGCAGGCGGTGGCCCAGGTGCTCGGCTTCATGGCAATGGAAAACGGCCTGTTCCTCGCCGCGGTGAGCGCCACCCACGGTATGCCGCTGGTGGTCGAGCTGGGCGTGGCCTTCGACGTGCTGGTGGCCGCGGTGTTGTTCGGCGTGTTCTTCTTCCAGTTGCGCGAGAGCATCGACTCGCTGGACGTGGACCGCCTCGACCGGCTCAACGAAGCCCGCGAGGATCAACCGTGA
- a CDS encoding hydrogenase 4 subunit F, with protein MSAALPLVTYTPLAGALLLGSLRRDRLAGWLNVALGAVSFGASVVLAWEVARSGVVTGFGLRVDDFSVFLVVLTAFVGLTTSIFSRPYMQHVLHTRLTGPYGLRLYHAMYQSFLFTMLLALTTNNLGVLWVAVEGATLSTVMLVSLYRTPEAVEAAWKYFILCGVGIALALFGTVLVYFAAQHVLPDPAQGLNWSVLNAHRAQLQPAVMSIAFVFLLIGYGTKVGLVPMHQWLPDAHSEGPTPISAILSGLLLNVALYAVVRFKMLVDGSLAHTSHPYLAGQLMMGFGLVSFLVAGLFLHRQRDVKRLFSYSSIEHMGLMTFGFGLGGPLATFAALLHMLVHSLTKSAIFVTVGHATHLAGTQSIEHIRGLLRAQPGIGWPFLLGVAAIAGFPPFGIFTSEFLLLSATMHAEPALTILLLLGLVIAFAGLFRHLQPMVYGAAPEGLEPVKVNMLPVVLHLVLVLWLGLAIPAVLVAWLNHATVLIAGAPVL; from the coding sequence GTGAGCGCCGCGCTGCCCCTGGTCACCTACACTCCGCTGGCCGGTGCGCTGCTGCTCGGGTCGTTGCGCCGCGACCGTCTGGCCGGCTGGCTGAACGTGGCACTGGGCGCGGTCTCCTTCGGCGCTTCGGTGGTACTCGCCTGGGAGGTAGCGCGCTCTGGCGTGGTGACCGGCTTCGGCCTGCGGGTGGACGATTTCAGCGTGTTTCTGGTGGTGCTCACGGCCTTCGTCGGACTGACGACCTCGATCTTCTCGCGTCCCTACATGCAGCATGTGCTGCACACCCGCCTGACCGGGCCGTACGGGCTGCGCCTGTATCACGCCATGTATCAGAGTTTTTTGTTCACCATGCTGCTCGCGCTGACCACCAACAACCTCGGCGTGCTGTGGGTGGCGGTGGAGGGCGCCACGCTGAGCACCGTCATGCTGGTGTCGCTGTACCGCACGCCGGAGGCGGTGGAAGCCGCGTGGAAGTATTTCATCCTGTGCGGTGTCGGCATCGCGCTGGCCTTGTTCGGCACCGTGCTGGTCTATTTCGCTGCGCAGCATGTGTTACCCGATCCGGCGCAGGGTCTGAACTGGAGCGTGCTGAATGCCCACCGCGCCCAGTTGCAACCGGCGGTGATGAGCATCGCCTTCGTGTTTCTGTTGATCGGCTACGGCACCAAGGTCGGGCTGGTGCCCATGCATCAGTGGCTTCCGGATGCGCATTCCGAAGGCCCGACGCCGATCTCGGCGATACTCTCCGGCTTGCTGCTCAACGTGGCCCTGTACGCCGTGGTGCGCTTCAAAATGCTGGTCGACGGCTCGCTCGCGCACACCTCGCATCCGTACCTGGCCGGTCAGTTGATGATGGGCTTCGGGCTGGTGTCGTTTCTCGTCGCCGGGTTGTTCCTGCACCGCCAGCGCGACGTCAAGCGCCTGTTCAGCTATTCCTCCATCGAACACATGGGGCTGATGACCTTCGGCTTCGGGCTCGGCGGCCCGTTGGCGACTTTCGCCGCCTTGCTGCACATGCTGGTGCATTCGCTGACCAAGTCCGCGATCTTCGTCACCGTCGGCCATGCCACGCATCTGGCGGGCACCCAATCCATCGAACACATCAGGGGGCTGCTACGCGCCCAGCCCGGCATCGGCTGGCCGTTTCTGCTCGGCGTCGCCGCCATCGCCGGCTTCCCGCCCTTTGGCATCTTCACCAGCGAATTTCTGCTGCTCAGCGCCACCATGCACGCCGAGCCTGCCTTGACCATCCTGCTACTGCTCGGGCTGGTGATCGCCTTCGCCGGCCTGTTTCGCCACCTCCAGCCGATGGTCTACGGCGCTGCGCCGGAGGGGTTGGAGCCGGTCAAGGTCAACATGCTGCCGGTGGTGCTGCATCTCGTGCTGGTGTTGTGGCTGGGTCTGGCGATTCCGGCGGTGCTGGTCGCCTGGCTGAATCATGCGACCGTGTTGATTGCGGGGGCGCCGGTGTTATGA
- a CDS encoding NADH-quinone oxidoreductase subunit C — translation MTFGCRWAGMWAEADEARMRLYCVLDYAGDSLLLSAEAPLETTEFTSQTPHFPAADRMERHARDLFGVIFVDHPDPRRWTRHCAWPENWHPLHPAQAGDPPTPGRTPADVDYPFAAVHGNGVFEIPVGPVHAGIIEPGHFRFHAAGEPVLKLEERLGYVHKGIERLAVGRDPAGLARLAARVSGDSAVAHAWAACQAMERAAGIEAPPRALALRGLLAERERVANHLGDIGAICNDVGFAFAHVQTARLRERWQRRNRECFGHRLLMDTLVPGGVARDLPVGAAENLCADHAALRREVEPLFDIIDDHPPLDDRLVGTGVLSLENARALGCTGYLGKASGCGFDLRRDAPYAPYDALEVPLVTDSEGDTAARVRVRMAEVRASLDLMDQLLDAMPSGETTAPLPTPLPGAIGFGQVEGWRGETLAWVRFDNAGRIARYFPRDPSWFYWPALERLIMGEIVPDFPVCNKSVNGSYSGVDL, via the coding sequence ATGACGTTCGGTTGCCGCTGGGCGGGCATGTGGGCCGAGGCCGACGAAGCGCGCATGCGCCTGTACTGCGTGCTGGATTACGCCGGCGACTCCCTGCTGCTGAGCGCCGAAGCGCCGCTCGAAACCACCGAATTCACCTCGCAGACGCCGCATTTCCCGGCCGCCGACCGCATGGAGCGCCACGCCCGCGACCTGTTCGGCGTGATCTTCGTCGACCATCCCGATCCGCGTCGATGGACGCGACACTGCGCCTGGCCGGAGAACTGGCATCCTCTGCACCCCGCGCAGGCAGGCGATCCGCCCACGCCCGGACGTACCCCGGCGGATGTCGATTACCCGTTCGCCGCCGTCCACGGCAACGGCGTGTTCGAGATACCGGTCGGCCCGGTGCATGCCGGCATCATCGAGCCGGGGCATTTTCGCTTTCATGCCGCGGGCGAGCCGGTCTTGAAGCTGGAGGAGCGGCTCGGCTATGTGCACAAGGGCATCGAGCGCCTCGCCGTGGGCCGCGATCCGGCGGGGCTCGCGCGCCTGGCCGCGCGGGTTTCCGGCGACAGCGCGGTGGCGCACGCCTGGGCTGCCTGCCAGGCCATGGAACGTGCCGCCGGCATCGAAGCGCCGCCGCGCGCGCTGGCCTTGCGCGGCCTGCTCGCCGAACGCGAACGGGTGGCCAATCACCTCGGCGACATCGGCGCTATCTGCAACGATGTGGGCTTTGCCTTCGCCCATGTGCAGACCGCGCGCCTGCGCGAACGCTGGCAACGCCGCAATCGTGAATGTTTCGGCCATCGCCTGTTGATGGATACGCTCGTCCCCGGCGGCGTGGCGCGTGACCTGCCGGTAGGCGCAGCCGAGAACCTGTGCGCCGATCACGCCGCGCTGCGGCGCGAAGTCGAGCCGCTGTTCGACATCATCGACGACCACCCGCCGCTGGACGACCGCCTAGTCGGCACCGGCGTACTCAGTCTGGAGAACGCCCGCGCGCTGGGCTGCACGGGCTATCTCGGCAAGGCCAGCGGCTGCGGATTCGACCTGCGTCGCGATGCCCCGTATGCGCCTTACGACGCGCTGGAGGTGCCGCTCGTCACCGATAGCGAGGGCGACACCGCCGCCCGCGTGCGCGTGCGCATGGCGGAAGTGCGCGCCAGCCTCGATCTCATGGATCAATTACTGGACGCTATGCCGTCCGGTGAGACCACCGCGCCGTTGCCCACGCCGCTACCTGGCGCCATCGGTTTCGGTCAGGTGGAAGGCTGGCGCGGGGAAACGCTGGCCTGGGTGCGCTTCGATAACGCCGGGCGCATTGCGCGCTACTTCCCGCGCGATCCGAGCTGGTTCTACTGGCCGGCGTTGGAGCGCCTGATCATGGGCGAAATCGTGCCGGATTTTCCGGTGTGCAACAAATCGGTCAATGGTTCCTATTCGGGTGTGGATCTCTAA
- a CDS encoding NADH-quinone oxidoreductase subunit B family protein, with the protein MLRILAHILRTGIVTEPPPATDDATLEALGLELRRAIDARFGRSLALRFIDAGSCNGCELEVHALANPYYDLERFGVGFVASPRHADALLITGPVSRHMETALRRTWRAMPSPKFVIAAGQCACDGGEFGVSYASCGAVENVLPVDVKIPGCPPAPDDIIRGLLAALNLTAENPHIRVSRIG; encoded by the coding sequence ATGCTCCGCATACTCGCCCATATTCTGCGTACCGGCATCGTCACCGAGCCGCCGCCGGCCACCGACGACGCGACGCTGGAGGCGCTCGGACTGGAGCTGCGCCGCGCCATCGATGCCCGCTTCGGCCGCAGCCTGGCGTTGCGGTTTATCGATGCCGGCTCCTGCAACGGCTGCGAACTTGAAGTCCATGCCCTCGCCAATCCCTATTACGATCTGGAGCGCTTCGGCGTAGGCTTCGTCGCCTCCCCGCGTCACGCCGATGCTCTGCTGATCACTGGCCCCGTGTCGCGGCACATGGAAACCGCGCTGCGCCGCACCTGGCGGGCGATGCCCTCGCCCAAGTTCGTCATCGCCGCCGGCCAATGCGCCTGCGACGGCGGCGAGTTCGGCGTGTCCTACGCCAGCTGCGGCGCGGTCGAGAACGTCCTGCCGGTGGATGTGAAAATTCCCGGCTGCCCGCCTGCGCCTGATGACATCATCCGCGGCTTGCTGGCGGCGCTGAATCTTACTGCGGAAAACCCACACATCCGCGTATCCCGCATCGGTTAA
- a CDS encoding DUF1328 domain-containing protein, translating into MLYWAAVFLIIAIVAAVFGFVGIAGLASHIAWILFVVGIVLAVIFMIVGRRPL; encoded by the coding sequence ATGTTGTATTGGGCTGCGGTATTTCTGATTATTGCCATAGTGGCGGCGGTTTTCGGCTTTGTCGGCATTGCCGGCCTTGCCAGTCATATCGCATGGATATTGTTTGTGGTCGGCATTGTTCTTGCGGTGATCTTCATGATTGTAGGGCGAAGGCCCTTATGA
- a CDS encoding ornithine cyclodeaminase family protein, which produces MQVITAAQVAAALPWMALIDRLEQAFRDGVESPPRHHHALIRHDGEATMLLMPAWQKSGYIGMKMVNVFPQNATHGLPAISGIYILCDGANGQPLACIDGSELTRRRTAAASALAARLLAVEDASTLLVIGTGRLAPMLIEAHAAVHPIRHLHIWGRSPEKACALAERYRTYRGGRTAFESVAAVDDLAAAVADAQVISCATLAHEPLIHGNWLTPGTHLDLVGAFRPDMRETDAACLSRSEVFVDTYAGARGEAGDLLCAAAEGTFRFEDIRAELAELIRGLRPRRSSPDAITVFKSVGASLEDLAAAVEVWEHDGARR; this is translated from the coding sequence ATGCAAGTCATAACAGCAGCGCAAGTCGCCGCAGCCCTGCCCTGGATGGCATTGATCGACCGCCTGGAACAGGCCTTTCGCGATGGGGTGGAATCACCTCCCCGACACCATCACGCTCTTATCCGGCATGACGGCGAGGCCACCATGCTCCTCATGCCAGCCTGGCAGAAAAGCGGCTATATCGGCATGAAAATGGTCAACGTGTTCCCGCAGAACGCGACGCATGGCCTACCTGCAATCTCCGGCATCTATATTCTGTGCGACGGCGCCAACGGCCAGCCTCTGGCCTGTATCGACGGTAGCGAACTGACCCGCAGACGCACTGCGGCCGCCTCCGCGTTGGCCGCCAGGCTGCTGGCCGTGGAAGATGCATCGACCTTACTGGTAATTGGCACCGGCAGACTTGCACCCATGCTGATAGAAGCCCATGCCGCGGTGCACCCCATTCGTCATCTGCACATATGGGGCCGCAGCCCCGAAAAAGCATGTGCGCTGGCAGAGCGCTATCGTACTTATCGTGGCGGTCGAACTGCGTTCGAATCCGTCGCGGCGGTTGACGATCTGGCCGCCGCAGTGGCCGACGCGCAGGTGATCAGCTGCGCCACGCTCGCGCACGAACCACTGATTCACGGTAATTGGCTGACGCCGGGCACGCACCTTGATCTGGTCGGTGCGTTTCGCCCTGACATGCGCGAAACAGATGCGGCCTGCCTGAGCCGCAGTGAGGTCTTCGTCGACACCTATGCCGGGGCACGCGGCGAGGCCGGTGACCTGCTCTGTGCCGCAGCCGAGGGCACTTTCCGCTTCGAGGATATCCGCGCCGAATTGGCCGAACTGATTCGTGGGCTGCGTCCAAGGCGCAGCAGCCCGGACGCCATCACCGTGTTCAAATCGGTCGGCGCCTCACTCGAAGACCTGGCGGCAGCAGTGGAAGTCTGGGAGCACGACGGCGCCAGACGCTGA
- a CDS encoding sigma-70 family RNA polymerase sigma factor: MMGGVLQRERYDEDGEGDEHNCAADPQVWLQKHGDALYRYAWRRTGRGEVAEDLVQETLLAAWQARGSFHGRAQERTWLTGILRHKLADHLRREARENARRVGGQGAETDYEGDEIEALCFAEDGHWRERLQRWDHDPSAVYQSDAFRAVLARCTDGMSAHQREAFRLCLIGELTVAEASVIMEVKRNHLHVLLHRARLALRQCLELHWLGGAP; the protein is encoded by the coding sequence ATGATGGGAGGGGTTTTGCAACGCGAGCGGTACGATGAGGACGGCGAGGGCGATGAACACAACTGCGCTGCCGATCCGCAGGTCTGGTTGCAGAAGCATGGTGATGCCTTGTATCGCTATGCCTGGCGACGAACTGGGCGGGGGGAGGTTGCCGAAGATCTGGTGCAGGAAACGCTGCTTGCTGCGTGGCAGGCACGCGGCAGTTTTCATGGGCGAGCGCAGGAGCGTACATGGCTGACCGGCATTCTCCGCCACAAACTGGCCGATCACCTGCGGCGTGAAGCGCGCGAGAACGCGCGGCGGGTCGGGGGTCAGGGTGCCGAGACGGATTACGAAGGCGACGAGATCGAAGCGTTGTGTTTCGCCGAGGATGGACACTGGCGCGAACGGTTACAGCGTTGGGACCATGACCCGTCCGCAGTGTACCAATCCGATGCGTTTCGGGCCGTTCTGGCACGTTGCACCGACGGCATGAGCGCGCATCAGCGCGAGGCTTTTCGGCTATGCCTGATCGGTGAACTGACGGTCGCCGAGGCCAGCGTGATCATGGAGGTGAAGCGTAACCATCTGCATGTGCTGCTGCATCGCGCGCGACTGGCGCTGCGTCAGTGTCTGGAACTGCACTGGTTGGGAGGTGCGCCATGA
- a CDS encoding ABC transporter ATP-binding protein, whose protein sequence is MHLRYHTERPVALDIDLDVEGFTALLGLSGAGKSTLLKAIAGLLPAHGIPFGELPPERRPIGYLPQGYALFPHLNAWRNVAFGLNLPRAQQRAGACELLARVGLAQHAEALPEHLSGGQQQRVALARALARKPALLLLDEPTSALDAATRDTLLVELIELIDRLGIPALAVTHDPHLAGMADRMAVLAGGRIVQQGPPHEVFAAPGNVDVARLVGYRNLLPGIVREIDGQTAYVDVEGLALAVRPDSGIVPGSAVLLAIRAEDITIVHSAVTEPPHAWQTRIATLRREGSGVRITTTGPPALEAMIAHQVAREAQLASNARITLHLAPEAIRILPAPERADHSLSRGSPRPG, encoded by the coding sequence ATGCACCTGCGTTACCACACCGAACGCCCGGTTGCGCTCGATATCGACCTCGACGTAGAAGGCTTCACCGCGCTGCTCGGGCTGAGCGGCGCAGGCAAGAGCACGCTGCTCAAAGCCATTGCCGGCCTGCTGCCGGCGCATGGCATACCGTTCGGCGAATTGCCGCCCGAACGCCGCCCGATCGGCTATCTGCCGCAAGGCTATGCCTTGTTTCCGCACCTGAACGCCTGGCGCAATGTCGCCTTCGGCCTGAACCTCCCGCGCGCGCAGCAACGCGCGGGAGCCTGCGAACTGCTGGCCCGCGTGGGGCTCGCGCAACATGCAGAAGCGCTGCCGGAACACTTATCCGGCGGCCAGCAACAGCGCGTCGCACTGGCCCGCGCACTGGCGCGCAAACCGGCGCTGCTGCTGCTCGACGAGCCGACCTCGGCACTCGATGCCGCCACCCGCGACACGCTGCTGGTCGAACTCATCGAGCTGATTGATCGTCTCGGCATCCCCGCGTTGGCGGTCACGCACGATCCACATCTCGCTGGCATGGCCGACCGCATGGCCGTACTCGCGGGCGGGCGCATCGTGCAGCAAGGCCCACCGCATGAGGTCTTCGCCGCACCCGGCAACGTCGACGTCGCGCGTCTGGTCGGCTATCGCAACCTGCTGCCGGGCATCGTGCGCGAGATAGACGGGCAGACGGCCTACGTGGATGTCGAGGGGCTCGCCCTGGCCGTGCGTCCGGATTCCGGGATCGTGCCGGGCAGCGCCGTTCTCTTGGCGATCCGCGCCGAAGACATCACCATCGTACACAGCGCCGTAACCGAACCGCCGCATGCATGGCAGACCCGCATCGCCACGCTGCGCCGCGAAGGCAGCGGTGTGCGCATCACGACGACCGGACCACCGGCGCTGGAAGCCATGATTGCGCATCAAGTCGCGCGGGAGGCCCAACTCGCGTCGAACGCGCGCATCACATTACACCTGGCGCCAGAGGCCATTCGCATCCTCCCCGCGCCTGAGCGCGCCGATCACTCACTGTCGCGCGGTTCGCCGCGGCCGGGTTGA
- a CDS encoding ABC transporter permease subunit — MPTPHTTARPRFGRYALSTAGIFGMLLLALPFAGLTGATAWSGFHLSPGDFAAMRISVLYTAAALVLIVVLGTPTAYWLARSHFTGKWLIELLLLLPLLTPPLAMGILLATLYGPYGWAGQPLERIGLILTNSAAAFILAQFYGAAPYYIVAARAAFEGVPGELEQVALTLGKTRWQSFLLVTLPLARLGLAAGLALAWVRALGEFGIVLIVAYYPQGIPVKLWVNLQDMGLSAVYPLLWLFFLIAMPLPLLLGLLSRRRAALL, encoded by the coding sequence ATGCCAACCCCACACACCACCGCGCGCCCCCGTTTCGGCCGCTACGCACTGAGCACGGCAGGCATCTTCGGCATGCTACTGCTGGCGCTGCCCTTCGCCGGACTCACTGGCGCGACAGCCTGGAGCGGTTTTCATCTCTCGCCTGGCGACTTCGCAGCCATGCGCATTTCGGTGCTCTACACCGCCGCCGCACTCGTGCTGATCGTCGTGCTCGGCACCCCCACGGCCTACTGGCTCGCGCGCAGCCATTTCACCGGCAAATGGCTCATCGAACTGTTGCTCCTGCTGCCGTTGCTGACGCCACCACTCGCCATGGGCATCCTGCTCGCCACGCTGTATGGCCCCTACGGCTGGGCCGGTCAACCACTGGAAAGAATCGGTCTGATACTCACCAATAGCGCCGCCGCCTTCATCCTCGCGCAGTTCTACGGCGCCGCGCCGTACTACATCGTCGCCGCACGAGCCGCATTCGAAGGCGTACCGGGTGAACTCGAACAAGTCGCGCTGACCCTGGGTAAAACCCGCTGGCAGAGTTTCCTGCTCGTCACCCTGCCGCTGGCGCGACTCGGCCTTGCCGCCGGCCTGGCGCTGGCCTGGGTGCGCGCACTTGGCGAGTTCGGCATCGTACTGATCGTCGCTTATTACCCCCAGGGCATCCCGGTGAAGCTCTGGGTCAACCTGCAGGATATGGGGCTGAGCGCGGTCTATCCGCTACTCTGGTTGTTTTTCCTGATCGCGATGCCGCTGCCCTTGCTGCTCGGCCTGCTCTCACGCCGTCGCGCGGCCCTCCTCTGA